One window of the Diospyros lotus cultivar Yz01 chromosome 12, ASM1463336v1, whole genome shotgun sequence genome contains the following:
- the LOC127787197 gene encoding glyoxylase I 4: protein MEKKGEAIGNRENTSKDEPLLMALNHVSRLCRSVKDSIDFYTKVLGFVLVERPLALDFDGAWLFNYGVGIHLVQSPDDERLPRPDHGLDPMDNHISFQCEDVGAVEERLKEMNIKYKKRTVKDEGGGAIGQLFFNDPDGFMIEICNCENVKLRPAGSSGRIKLPPGRHNPPVGIDSNGGRGDDSPSRDGESQ from the exons atggagaagaaaggagagGCCATCGGAAACCGGGAAAATACTAGCAAGGACGAGCCACTGCTGATGGCGCTGAATCACGTTTCCCGGCTGTGCCGGTCGGTGAAGGACTCCATTGATTTCTATACCAAAGTCCTGGGGTTCGTTCTGGTCGAGCGCCCGCTGGCGTTGGACTTCGACGGCGCCTGGCTGTTCAACTACGGCGTCGGGATTCACTTGGTGCAGTCGCCGGACGATGAGAGGCTGCCCCGTCCTGATCACGGGCTGGACCCCATGGACAACCATATCTCCTTCCAG TGCGAGGACGTAGGAGCTGTGGAAGAGAGATTAAAGGAGATGAACATCAAGTATAAGAAGCGGACAGTGAAAGACGAAGGAGGGGGAGCCATCGGCCAGCTGTTCTTCAACGATCCGGACGGCTTCATGATCGAGATTTGCAACTGCGAGAACGTCAAGTTGCGTCCGGCGGGATCGTCCGGCCGAATAAAGCTTCCTCCCGGCCGCCATAATCCGCCGGTTGGCATCGACAGTAATGGCGGTCGAGGTGATGACTCGCCGAGTAGAGATGGCGAGAGTCAATAG